The region GAGCAGTAGCAGAGATGTTTAAAAAGTCAGTTACATTTGTGTTTTGAGGTTCTTGTTTCAGCGGCATGGAAGAATTTAGTGGGGTCAAGCTACTTGATTCTTGTGGGAAGTCCCCATTCGACAAGTTAAAAAGGGCTCCATTTGTTTCTGGAACATGCGGGTCATTAAGAAAATCAAGGAACGATGTCGGCAGATCAGCAGTAAGGTCAATTTCATCTAATGGCCTGCACTGTGAGCGTTTGGACAGATGACCTCCAAGAGACTTTGTGCTTGTGAACTCTCTGAAGCATCTCCTACAAATGACCTTGCCGTCCTTAATAATTGCTGGCCATTTGGTCCGCTTGCTTAGTTTACCACGTTTTCCCTTTTGGACATCACCACCATCATCTTTATCTTCAGTAACTACGCATTCTGTATTAGTACAGTCTCCTTCAAAATGAAAGTCAGACTGGGTGGTGCTGTGAGAGTTAGGCATGCCATCCACAGCATTATCCATATGTTCAAATACAGAAGTTGCCACATTTTCTGATTTGATTGGTCTTGTTGTTGCAGCCTTTGGTGTCTCTTTATCCGGTGGGCTAAGACATTTCGTAGGAGGATTAACTGGTGAGCTCTGAGTGCCAGATTTGTCACTCTGAGCATACGAAGTTTGGTAACTTCCTTCGGGTAGACTGTGAATTGTGGACATGCTGTCGCTGTTATCCGACTGCCCTGCTATGTTTACACTAGTTTTCTTTCCATCCATTGAAACCCCTCTCCCATCCGGAGGGCTAAGTCCATACTGATTGACGCCATTGTGTATTTGCCCTCCGTTGTCAAGCATCAATGAACTGGATAAGTACTGGGACATCAAACTTGAATCTGAAGGAATATGAGACCCAGCAGATCCTTGCAAAGCTGCCATTGAGTGCTCTCTTTCAGCTGGGAGTGAAGCTGTGGTTGGGTAAGGATCAGACTGCCACTGAGGATAGCTGCGGGAGGGGAACTCATTCGCGTTGAAGGCATCTGGGTAGCAGCTGTTCATTGGCGATGAAGACCACGACTGGGAAACATCAGGCTGACTGAGTTCCTCAGTATTATTGGCACTGCTCCAGGATGGATAAAGTGTGGGGTTCGCCATCGGAGTGATGGGTACAGGCTCCATTGAGCTAGTATAACACTGGGCTGGTGAGTTGGAACATCCTGCTGTGTAATCGATTTGCTCCATCCCAGGTTTGTTGCATAGAGGTCCTGGCTGAGTTGGTGGCTGATTAGTCGGATTATTGTTACCGTTGGTAAACGGCTTTCGTGCACCTATTGCAGGTGGTGCTCTTTTTGCTGTAATCTTGGCAACTTTGTTGTACTTCTTGGCCAACTTCCAGTCCTCAAAGATTTCagggtgttgtttttttacatgtcTGGACAAACTTTTGTTCGTACTGTAAGCCCTTGTACACTCATTTTGTGGGCAGCAATGCAGATTTTCCTCATTACTGGATACAGACGGCATTCTTGGCGGATAACCTTGGATTGAAGACGGGATTTCTGTCTTGATTTGACTGGGAGAAATTATTTGCGGTATTGCTTTTGGAACGTCTTCAACTTGTATGCTATTTTGCCCTTCTTCCAGTTGACTTGCCACAAGAGTGGTTGCACTGGTTACAGGGTACAGGGGAATGTTTGCTTGCTCTCTCATTACTTGGTGTGCATGCTGACCCTCTGGTTCTGCCTTCAAGTCAGCTGGTGTTGAGCTAGGGTTTGTTAGTGGAGTGTAGGATTTGTCGAGATCATTCAGTTCTATATGTCCAACAGAATTCAACATGTTTTCAATAGAATGTTTCACTTTAACAGGAATGAGCTCTTTAGAAACCTCCGGGGAACTACATGGTGACGGGTTTGCCTTTGACGTGTCTTTCATAAATGCATCTGAATTACCTGTTTCAAGGCAAACAATGGTACAATGTGTTTCTTGGGCATCTACTTGGCATTGCATAGTCTCCTGTGGTATTTCAATTTGCGGAATGACAGGAGAGCTATCATTCACGACTACCACATTGTTGACTGTACTGTTGGTAATATGTATCTGTTGGTGAGACAAGAATTGAGCCTGTGAGTAGAATATTTTACCGCAATCATCTGTCGAACAGGTGTATGTAAGGTAATGTTGAGCCTCGTGATCGTACAGGAGGTAGGCCTCACTGAAAACCTGGCCACAGTTTGGAAACATACACTGTGCCTTAAATTCTGAGtgaatttttttatgcatgAGAAGTTCTGAATTTGAATTAAAGTTGGCTTTGCAACCTAGTTGTATACAAATGTATGGTTTGGTGCCACAATGCATTTGCAAATGATCATTGAGATGTTGGACATTAACAAACTGCCGCCTGCAATACTGGCACACTACTTTTTGTTTCTGTATTTCCAAAAACCTCATGGCTTCGTCGTCATCTTTGTGTGATCTAACATGAGCCATGAGATTGCGGAAAAACTTGAAGGCTTTCGAGCAATTTTTGACGGGACAGAAACAATCTTGACTTATTTGAACGACAGCTGTCGCCGCTTGTTCTACCTTAACTGGCTGGACACTGGTTTGTGAGTCATTATCGACAGGACTGTTCATCACTGTGGGAAcacatttggtattttttgatgGACTTTTAGGGGACTGTGGAAATTTTATCCCCTTCCTTGTTGTTTTCATAGCAGCAAGCCGCTCTTTACAAGACTGCTTAACATGTGAGGCTACATGTGGCTCTAAAACCTCTCTACTTTGAAAGCTGTCTGCACAAATAGGACACATATAAACTCCATCTTTAAAATGCTTCTGCGCATGTCGAACTATTCTGTGGCCCAAGAACTCCTTGTCACACAGGACACAATACTGCATATAGGCACGCCAATTTCGGAAGCGGGCTGATACAAAACCTTGTTCCCGGAGTTTCTTTGCttccctgtttttttctttttcgtcTGCTATTTCGTTGAGTTCATTTGTAGTGGTTAACAAAAAGTCTTCTAGGTCTCGGTACTCTGGGAGTTTTCCAGGTGTACTTTCCGTCTCCTGTTCGTCTGTGTCATTTAGTGTGTCAATAGATGAAACAATTGCTGCTTCTTCACCCATCAGTGATAAGCAATTGCATTTCAATGTTTTCCAGTCCCAGAACTCTGGATCAAAAGGCCACTGTGTCTTCAAGGCCAGCAGTAACTCACAGCGTAACGAATTGGGCACCGGCAGACTTCCGTCTTCCTCAGGCTTTTGATCCGGTTCGTTGTATAGTGACTCAACGGCATAGTAGGAGTCAACAGTTGGTTGCAGGAGGAATTCAGTCAACTGGCATGCACGCTTCACCTCCAGATCAGTCGGCAAGATACACGAAATTGTCTTGCAGATTGTTGACTTGCTATCCGTATGGTCACTTGATGTCATTTTCAGAGCTTGAATACACATTTCCACACAAACTGGAAGCCCAACTTCTCCAACCTAAGGATaagcacaaacaaaacaactttaGAAGCTAAATAATCTGGATAATCAAGTTCACTTGCTCTGATAGACTTCTTTTGTTACCTCGTTCTGGATTACTTTGATAAGGAATAGAATGTGACAAACACTTCTGCAGAGAAGGGCCATCTCCTTGCTGTGGCTGAGGAAGGAGTCGGCCGAAGACTCCAAACGCATGAGTAGCTTACTCCAGAACAGCGTCAACTCCCTACGAAACGAGAATGTGTGAAACACAAATTGATTTGTCAATCAAGACAGTCCATTTGAGATGAAAATTTCACAAATTGTTGtaggaaaataaaatggacatAAACCTGGTAATATGTAAAAATGTAGACGAGTATATGTATTTCAAAGATTAGGAACCACTAATAGCTGCTAACTGTGCACGTTTCTAGATATTATTTTATCTTctctgggtaaaaaaaaggttgtGAATATTCAGTATTCTCAGCGTATTTGTGTTCCCCCAAAATATCAGCACTTACCAGGCACAATAAACATCTCCTTGAAGAAGTTGTCGCTTGAGAAAAGCAGAACATAAACATTGTGCTCCTTTCTCATCACCTTCAGACTCCAAGTTACAGATCATTTCCAGAGCATCTTTGCAGTCTATTGATGATATCTATagatgtaaaatttaaaaattaaataaataaccaaacAACCAAATCAATAATCAGCCACTGAAAGCCTCGGCATAATTGATAGTTTCTTTTGCTATTatagaaagatgaaaaaaatcactaaaactACAATGCATcataaatttagatttttttaaaactaaaatgaaaagtaaatgAGAAGTTTCTTACCTCTTCCATGAGCTGTTCCTGGGTTTTGGTCATGCAAATGCAGAGCAAGTAAATTTGTTTGAAATTCCCTTTTCCTTCATATCCTGGGTACTCCAAGCAAATCTTTGCAAGGGAGGCAGCTTTATCAACATTGTCTACTTTGATAAGGTGCTTTATGCGCATGGTGAGTAGAGTCGGCCCTTCCAACTCAAGATACTCGTGAACTAAAGAATACAAGGGAGAGGAAAAACATTAGGGGATTCAACCCTATTTAGTCTGACACAAACATAAGAGGAGAACTATTTTGATGACGTTTGACGGGCACATGAGACCGCAGGCACGGACAACGACATATGTCGATAAAACTGCCAACGTTTAATACACAGAAATTCAAAGCACCTTGTTCAGATTGAGGGATGCAGTTGGACAAGATGCTGCTGAGTGTGGGGTTGGACCAGATGCCATCTTGTTGAGCCAGAGCGAAAAGCGGGCGAAGCTGTGCACTCCCAGTTTCTTGCAAAAGGCCGTGTGCCAACTGTAACAAGACAAATGAATATGAGGTAACTGACTAATTTACTTTTTCTTGACCACATATATTATGAATAATAACACATGCACCTGTGTATATTCACTACTAGGTCCAACTCAACGGAATGTTTTGGGGATTATTTTACATTAGTCTATCGCCACATGcataaaagtagaaaaaaggCCACACTGGTGACTGAGAGGATACTGACCTTCATGGAGGATTGAAACTCCTCCCATAAGGCACCAGGGATGTGCTGGGGCAGTAAAAGCACCAGCTCTGCACAGCTCCTGTGaattaaaacattcaaaatttGTTAGGTTCACATTTACTGTATGTCAAAGAAAAAACGTCTATTCCAAAGACATCCTTCTCATTTCTTTGGCGATGCTAATTGGTAAATATGAATCAGCAACATTAGTCAGAGCAGGTCTTGACAATACACAATGTTCTCTATGTAGTAGTTACacttataaatgattaaatgGTTGCATGCTGTTactgtatgtgtatatctatCATGCATTTCCAGACACTTCGTAAGCACCAATACAGATACTGGGCAAAAAAGTCCACAATTACAAAGGTTATAGGTACAGTTTTGATCATCACAATCATAATGGtttcaattgaaaatgttttcatttatctGGTTAGATCAGTGTGAAATGTTATCAATATTGTACGGAATGTGTAAAGCAGAAGAAGgtaacattaaaaattgtaattcatGTCTATATAAAAACaaccagatttttaaaaatgtgctctATGGAACATTTCAGTATGAGTTTTATCATAACTaataaaatttgaataaaaatttcTTGAATCTGGGTTTTATTAACTTTTGCAACCAAGGGCTGTTGATAGTTATTGCATGTTGTCACGCATGAGGATATTGTTTTGTAAgactgtatatgtataaattgaGTGTAAAAAGATGAACTATAAATTAAAACaaggttttatatttatttttttaaacagatgaTCACTTTCAATTAAGACAATTTCTAGGACATGTACTCACAATGTTAGCTTTTCAAGTAGGAGTGCCACGTTATCACATTCGGAGGAAAGACAGGAGGAGGCATTGGCGAAGCTGAGGACAGCCACAGTGTAGACCTCGAGCAAAGGAAGTGGATCCTCGTCGGTTTTCCAACGGCCAGCATACTCTACAAGGGCCTGGATGAAAAAATGCAAGACAGTCTAAGTAAAGCAGATACAGGATAGTAGTTTCATTACTTCATGATAGTTAGTGTCCTTAAACACCCAAACAAAGGATATTACAAATACattacttattatttattttgtgtatttttattaatgCATGATAACATTGTAAACTTATTAACATTGTGCTCTTAAAGACAATGAATGTTAAGTAAGCATAGTAGTTAACTTTGGAACCTATCCTAGCTAGATTGTGCACACTTCACACATTGAGGACCATGCTGGCAACcctcagaatttttttttttttgagatacACCTTTGTAACAAAGACTAAAATAATTCCAGGTAATACAACAATTGTAAGACTATCGTTACAAAACTTTTCTATCTAAAATTCCCTTTTGTTTATAAAATAGTCTCACAAAGGTTATGTTATAAACTATTTTATAACAATTTGTTTACAATAAACCATCCATTTACCCATTGTCTGTACCACTTGTCCTTGCCAGGCTTGCTGGAATTTGTTGCCAGTCAAATGCAGGATACAGATAGACAACCATTAACAACCACATTCACACCTACCGACAATTTTAGAGTGCTTTTATCAACTTAccgtgcagttttttttttttggaaagaggggaaaaaactgaaataccCGGGTAAAAATGTCAAGGaacggagagaacatgcaaacaccaaaaGCTCGAGCCCAAATGGAAACCcttaatctcagaactgtaaaTGGTGAGGGACTACCCAGTAATCCAACGCACAGCCTGGTTAACAGtcatttgcaatttaaaaatatatgtcttCACAAAGatttgaaatcaataaaaaaaataaacatctgcTCTAACCAATGGCatactttgatttttaaataattgactgCCAGTGacagcgatagatgtccaattcatttgaattggaagGGTTGGCAGTGAAATAACATATTAAAATGCTGCCaagcaaataaacaaatgttcattcacTGTCAGCTTCCAGGCTTCCtccaatggattggatgcctacAAGTGACAAACTAGCGGTAATTGAAATTCACAGCAGGGGGTTTAAAAGGAACCACTTGATTAGACTCCactcaccgtcaatggcactgaaatcaGAGCCAATCCTAAAAGTCTGCATTCCCAAAatacaagtcataaaaattaaTTCTGCCTTTATGAAGATCGataaagcacatttttaataGACACTGTCAGCTCTGTAATAAATATTgagttatttaaaatgttggttGCACTTAGCACATTGTTGCGCTTACCTATGTTAGATATAGCATTTATACTTATTTCTTATGTCGGATATGATTTAACGAAACAATAAGATTACAAATAGACTTTTGCATATAGAACTCGTCGATTATACTTTTAACCCATTTTGCGCCAATCCTGCAGAAAGGCTCGTGTAGAAAAAACTGCAACGTTGTGTTATTTACAACCCATTTAAGAAATCCGATGTTCACTCCTAAAGAAGTGCAAGGCCTAAAAGATACCTTTCCATTAATTGGACTCGTTTT is a window of Stigmatopora nigra isolate UIUO_SnigA chromosome 13, RoL_Snig_1.1, whole genome shotgun sequence DNA encoding:
- the znf292a gene encoding zinc finger protein 292a, whose protein sequence is MAEGETEREYDTRNTNDGLRGRFHGLSTDLRESSQSSLEASLNFCQEFCQALVEYAGRWKTDEDPLPLLEVYTVAVLSFANASSCLSSECDNVALLLEKLTLSCAELVLLLPQHIPGALWEEFQSSMKLAHGLLQETGSAQLRPLFALAQQDGIWSNPTLSSILSNCIPQSEQVHEYLELEGPTLLTMRIKHLIKVDNVDKAASLAKICLEYPGYEGKGNFKQIYLLCICMTKTQEQLMEEISSIDCKDALEMICNLESEGDEKGAQCLCSAFLKRQLLQGDVYCAWELTLFWSKLLMRLESSADSFLSHSKEMALLCRSVCHILFLIKVIQNEVGEVGLPVCVEMCIQALKMTSSDHTDSKSTICKTISCILPTDLEVKRACQLTEFLLQPTVDSYYAVESLYNEPDQKPEEDGSLPVPNSLRCELLLALKTQWPFDPEFWDWKTLKCNCLSLMGEEAAIVSSIDTLNDTDEQETESTPGKLPEYRDLEDFLLTTTNELNEIADEKEKNREAKKLREQGFVSARFRNWRAYMQYCVLCDKEFLGHRIVRHAQKHFKDGVYMCPICADSFQSREVLEPHVASHVKQSCKERLAAMKTTRKGIKFPQSPKSPSKNTKCVPTVMNSPVDNDSQTSVQPVKVEQAATAVVQISQDCFCPVKNCSKAFKFFRNLMAHVRSHKDDDEAMRFLEIQKQKVVCQYCRRQFVNVQHLNDHLQMHCGTKPYICIQLGCKANFNSNSELLMHKKIHSEFKAQCMFPNCGQVFSEAYLLYDHEAQHYLTYTCSTDDCGKIFYSQAQFLSHQQIHITNSTVNNVVVVNDSSPVIPQIEIPQETMQCQVDAQETHCTIVCLETGNSDAFMKDTSKANPSPCSSPEVSKELIPVKVKHSIENMLNSVGHIELNDLDKSYTPLTNPSSTPADLKAEPEGQHAHQVMREQANIPLYPVTSATTLVASQLEEGQNSIQVEDVPKAIPQIISPSQIKTEIPSSIQGYPPRMPSVSSNEENLHCCPQNECTRAYSTNKSLSRHVKKQHPEIFEDWKLAKKYNKVAKITAKRAPPAIGARKPFTNGNNNPTNQPPTQPGPLCNKPGMEQIDYTAGCSNSPAQCYTSSMEPVPITPMANPTLYPSWSSANNTEELSQPDVSQSWSSSPMNSCYPDAFNANEFPSRSYPQWQSDPYPTTASLPAEREHSMAALQGSAGSHIPSDSSLMSQYLSSSLMLDNGGQIHNGVNQYGLSPPDGRGVSMDGKKTSVNIAGQSDNSDSMSTIHSLPEGSYQTSYAQSDKSGTQSSPVNPPTKCLSPPDKETPKAATTRPIKSENVATSVFEHMDNAVDGMPNSHSTTQSDFHFEGDCTNTECVVTEDKDDGGDVQKGKRGKLSKRTKWPAIIKDGKVICRRCFREFTSTKSLGGHLSKRSQCRPLDEIDLTADLPTSFLDFLNDPHVPETNGALFNLSNGDFPQESSSLTPLNSSMPLKQEPQNTNVTDFLNISATALQSQHAPPHQEDHLMEISNAFQRLDLIEAAQEKMRGNLSLEKNHTYGDTSSNLQKCKPTPSKRDDKVLGKMPKPFKCVKEDCEYSFMTKEALFRHLNKMHDYSNAMIEELKRSPAKLSPYLCQICSKNFTRTTGLRIHYEKVHRLSKAEAQKYKMNARNIRQLVRVNNISSTSEAETKTTNAISHSTTSYPFIKQEPLDIEIAPQPTSANNQDAPHTAAPINSLNDGLPHATSTVTCLPSSESYLDDRPLVDVMQANPEMPQEQLSMAVPCPDGQRKFGLTEKCLVKPKEHLTVSKIREPKTSPPLGCASLSPEKPSSSKNTLIQEEVHKRVQKRIGLKMCDPDNAFNPYRPYRCVHEGCTAAFTIQHNLILHYRAMHQASLPPCKDDGNPEKMSLPNGQNSYEITGKDGEVRCQVKNCSRVFMGVTRLVQHYLLLHKFTRDKATSMMACLTIGTFDCDRPECGIPFNSVDKYIEHIKNFHKEIAISESGSVDTTFRCEYEGCERFYSTKSNLLRHLIKKHEYVYEPRSSDGRRNRSLVLFPVMNNGKENVDNKLKMKKKNVKKKDGKPIEHWSNFGKPTLKTHDEASAMCTKKWPLQYPCMLIGCDIIEEAEKSIFRHYVTHGLTERYIEDQRSQFIFCKKYPRSRYRDADKSEGASCTSSEENEPEDDEDKSDEQNTDEAVESTGLEDGKLSNDESVESQVSGGVDGGVKRGRPRKPVNPTPACPERIQTLRNRMTVSSSRESSNPGTPVPQEQQEESNAMPVSFKPLGLEDSFLKFLETSESTNPCKRKLNDKTTAELPSKRRLTHKQRTALRTNPSDQFRGYEKLIDFRNPHNLKSVSNVKIVMDKTFSNGADLLLKQLQDMKPMVMIKKWLYSGS